The region AGTACACGGTCATCATGAGCCCCTGGGTCTGTGCACTGCTGGTGCTGGTATCCTGGGTGTTGAGTTCTATGTATTCCTTGTTACAGAGTTTAATGATTTTGCGATTGTCCTTCTGCTCAGACTTGGAAATCcatcactttttctgtgaaatcACATGGCTCATCCAACTGGCCTGTTCTGACCCCTTTCTTAATAACATGGTGGTGTATTTTGGATCTGTAATTATAGGGGGTGTTCCCCTGTCTGGTATCCTTTATTCTTACTCTAAGATAGTGGCCTCTATGTGTGGCATCTCATCTGCTCAGGGGCAGTATAAAGCATTCTCCACCTGCGCATCTCACCTCTCGGTTGTCTCCTTATTTTATTGCTCAGCCTTGGGAGTGTATCTTAGCTTCACTGCTACCTACCGCTCACACACGAGTGCTATAGTATcggtgatgtacactgtggtcacacccatgctgaaccccttcatctataGTCTGAGAAACAAAGACATAAAGAGGGCTCTAAAAAGACTCTTTGGGATGGAAACTTTTAGAAAAGGTCCATTTACCTCGGGCTGAAGAATGATAGCAGGGCTTAAAGCCTCAGAGTCAGATAGTGAGATTCTTTGTTTAGATTATGGTAATAACAActgcttcttcattttatttcctggtatttccatttcttcgaTTTCACTTCTatgtacaattttaaaaacatccttttttaacatttctcttctctgtcatctaagttttttcttttgttatttttctgctGTCTCAAATTGGTTCAAACCTTGTGCGAAACATATGTAAATTCCCATTTATCTCATGAGCATTCACAATTTCTTAAGAATAaatctttttgaaataaaatgctttgtattgagtaaacatttttcattttattaaaagaatgaTCATAGTTTGTGCTACTTCTATGAAAAATCTAACTCGGTAACCAATCCAATTATATAATTTCATAGGagaataaaatatgaaagtacaatttgttattttttaattcatcataCCTTGGAACATCACTaccataatttctctttctggaaatGTAGACATGCACAGATGCATGTTTCATAGTTGGTCATCTGATTCCACACCCCTCAGGGTACTAGTCTCTGTTTAGCTCAGTGTCACATTCTCTACAGGAGTTACTGAGAAAGAGGAGCATCAGATGCATGTCTCTAACTGGCATCTACATGAAACAGCAATTTCAATACAGAGTTTGACATAATAAGACCTGGAGTCAGACAGGACGTTAAGTATGATGCAACAGAAATTTGTGTCAGATTATTCCTATGCAAAGTATTTTTTCATAGTGTCCATTTAACTATGGAGGTCTGTGGTTTAGTGACTGTATGTAAAAGGGTTTATTGTTGGGGTAAAGTATTATTTGGTATGAATATATCTTTCTGCTTCAAAACTTCCATTGTGCCTAAAATATATGGTGCCTTCCAATGCTCTAAATGAAATATTTCCCCCATTCCAATTCTGTCATAACCAATAAAGGAACAGTGAATGAATGATGTGAATATCATTTATatgacatacattatatatatatatatgtatatatgtatatatctccaAATCATGGTTCACTAGAGAGCTTAAATTCCCATCTGGTCGTGTGATAAAGGTATAGGTTTTACAAATAGGCATACacgtttttctctttttttaattaatgtgttttaattgaaggataattgctttacagaatcttgttgttttctgtcaaacctcagcatgaatcagccataggcatgcaCATACCCCCTCCCTTTGAAACTccttcccgtctccctccccatcccacccctctagcttgatCCAGtgaccctgtttgagtttcctgagccatacagcaaattcctgttggctatctattttacacatggtaatgtaagcttccatgttactctttccatacatctcatcctcccctcccctctccccatgtccataagtctattctctatgtctgtttctctgttgttgcccttaaataaattcttcagtaccatttttgtagattcaatatatatgtgttagaatatggtgtttatctttctctttctgactcacttcactctgtataatagatgctaggttcatccatctcattagaactgactcaaatgcatcctttttatgactgagtaatattccactgtgtatatataccacaacttctttatccattcacctgtcgatggacatttaggttgcatccatgtttcAGTTATCATAAATAGCActacaatgaacaatgggatacatgtgtctctttcaattttggtttcctcagggtatatgcctacgagtggtattgctgggtcatatggtggttttactcaaagtttttaaaggaaaaactccaaactccataccgtcttccaaagtggctatatatttacattctcaccaacagtgtgagagtgtactcttttctccacacctttccagcatttattgtttgttgactttttgatgaggaccattctgacctgtgtgaggtgatatctcattgcggttttcacttgcatttctctaataatgagtggcaTAGtcgcagactttatttttgtggtgtccaaaataactgcagatagtgactgcagccatgaaattaaaagacgcttactccttggaaggaaagttatgaccaacctagatagcatgttaaaaagcagagacattactttgccaacaaaggtccatctggtcaaagttattgtttttccagtggtcatgtatggatgtggtgaagaaagctgagtgccgaagaattgatgcttttgaactgtggtgttggagaagactcttgagagtcccttggactgcaaggagatccaaccagtccatcctaaaggaaattagttctggatgttcattagaaggactgatgttgaagctgaaactccaatactttggccacctgatgcgaagagttgactcatttgaaaagaccctgatgccaggagagattgaaggcgagaggagaaggggatgacagaggatgatatggttggatggcatcactgactcagtggacatgagtttgagtaagcttcgagATTTGGtggtgaacagggaggcctgtcatgctgcagtccatgaggtcacgaagagtcagacacgactgagcaactgaactgaactgaactgaactgaataatgagcgatgctgagcatcttttcatgtgtttgtagccatctgtatatctcctttggggaaatgtctgtttaggtcttttccccacctttgattgggttgtttgtttttctgatattgagtggtatgagctgcttgtatattttataaattaatcctttgtcagttgtttcatttgctattattttctcccattctgactgctgtcttttcaccttgcttatagtttcctttgttgtgcaaaagcttttaagtttaatcagattccacttatttacttttgcttttatttccgttactctaggaggtggctCAAGGgttatcttgctttgatttatgtcagtgagtgttctgtgtatgttttcctctaagggttttatagcttctagtcttacattttggtttttaatccattttgagtttatgtttttgtatggtgttaggaagtgttctaatttcattattttacaagtagttttccagttttcccagaaccatttattgaagaggctgtctttgccccagtgtatgttcttgcctctttggtcaaagataaggtacccatgggtgcatgggtttatttctgggctttctatcttgctctgttggtctatatttctgtttttgtgccaggaccatgctgtcttgataactgtagatttgtagtataacctgaagtcaggtagTTTGATTTttctagctccattcttctttctcaagactgctttggctatttagggtcttttgtgcttccatatgaattgtgaattttttttgttctagttctgtgataaatgccattggtaatttgatagggattgcattaaatctgtagattgcacttGGTAGTATATtcgttttcacaatattgattcttcctacccaggaatgtGGAATATCtctcatctgtttatgtcatctttgatttgtttctttagtgtcttataattttctgtgtacagttcttttgtttccttaggtaagtttattacTAGATatgtaattctttttgttgcaatggtgaatgggattgattccttaattgttctttctgctttttcattgttagtatatagaaatgcaagtgatttctgtgtattgattttgtatcttgcaacttttctaaattcactgattagctctagtaagttTGATAcaatatttaaagttttctatgtacagtatcatgttatctgcaaatagtgagagctttacttcttctattctgatctggattcctattatttctttttcttccctttcttccttattttatttttcttggaccaCTTTATGtcaattcttcttcttctttttcttccctagcTGTAGTTAGGACTTCCAGAGCTAtgtgaataatagtggtgaaagtggacacccttgtcttgttcctgatcttagggggaatgctttcattttttcaccattgataatAATGTTTactataggcttatcatatatggcctttactatgttgagttgGGTTCCTTCTATGCttgtttcttgaagaattttaatcataaatgagtgcttaattttgtcaaggttttttttttctgcatcttttgagatgatcatgtgcattttatctttcactttgttaatatggggtatcacattgattgatctccatatattgaagaatccttgcatccctggaataaacccaacttgattatggtgtatgagctttttgatgtgttgctgaattcagttttctaaacttttgttgaggatttttgcatctagattcctcagtgatattgtcctgtagtgtgtgtgtgtgtgtgtgtgtgtgtgtgtgtgtgtgtgtgtg is a window of Muntiacus reevesi chromosome 1, mMunRee1.1, whole genome shotgun sequence DNA encoding:
- the LOC136155592 gene encoding olfactory receptor-like protein OLF4, encoding MEPGNNTQIPEFLLLGLSEGPELQSLIFGLFLSMYLITVFGNLLIILAVSAECHLHTPMYFFLSNLSFVDICFTSTTIPKMLQNIQTQRKVITYEGCIVQVYFYLLFAGLDNFLLTVMAYDRYVAICHPLQYTVIMSPWVCALLVLVSWVLSSMYSLLQSLMILRLSFCSDLEIHHFFCEITWLIQLACSDPFLNNMVVYFGSVIIGGVPLSGILYSYSKIVASMCGISSAQGQYKAFSTCASHLSVVSLFYCSALGVYLSFTATYRSHTSAIVSVMYTVVTPMLNPFIYSLRNKDIKRALKRLFGMETFRKGPFTSG